The sequence below is a genomic window from Tubulanus polymorphus chromosome 1, tnTubPoly1.2, whole genome shotgun sequence.
GAAAAAGTAGCAATAGTTGAATTTATCGATTGCAGATCATGCCAAACGATACATTTATCTCAGTAAATATGTCATCCAATGCAAGTAGTCTAAATCTTGGACCTAGTGAAGTACTTACTAAGAAAACCATGCATGTACTTTTCAGCTTTTCATGGTCATCATCCAAATTTATACGTTCATGAATTCGTATTTCATTCTCAACAGTTTCCAACCAGCGTAGTAGGTCATGCGTGGTTTGGTGGAACTCGTGGCTCTGCATAAGTGCCACCTGCAATTCCTTTTGCCACTGCGCTGCTTTGGCACAAATACGCTCCCAACGCAGGTTCATCTGGTGCAAAGTCTCCTTCAACTGTATGACATCATTGCTGTTGCTTTTCAAGAACTTTTTGCTGCACAGATTCAGAGACAGAACAATAGCTTTCTTACTGTCTAGTACCATGAGGAAATCCTAAAAATACAAGATCAATAGTTATCATCAATAGTTAATCTTTATCAATCACTatataatgaataaaaccaattaGAAACTTACTCTATGATTTTTGATAGCCGTCTCTAATTTTGAGATGTCTGACAATACATTGATTTGTGTTTTCTGGATATCTTCTGCTTCATTTAGCCAAACCAATACTGATTGTTGGTCAAACTTGAACTGGTTCCACTGTTGCTGTGATTGTGATAATCGAGCATCTTTCTCAGATGCTTGCACCTCTAAAAGCTCCCATCTATGGACAACACCTGAATGGTTAATAGAACAAAATTGAACTATATACGCAAAACATGTTTATGctcccaaaaatatcaattacacTATAATTTAAGCTACCTTGTACAACAGAGTCTCCGCCAATAGCTTCCGACAGCCCAGATTCCTGTCTAATATGTTGTTCAATCAATTTTATCTGATCAATATCAGCATGACATCCAGACAAAAGCTTGCTCTGAAGGAGAATAAAATATTCTCAAAATCAACTAAATTCTCTTTTCTTATACAATGTACATCTACATTGTAAGTATCTGCCTCAACTGTGgattttataaatagtttattttttctacTTACATAACCCGTCTGTTCCATATTCTCTATATCAGGACCCACAGGTGTTGGTGCTCGTATGATTGTTTCAGAAGAGGCAAGTTTCTGGCGTATTTTCTGAATCATATCTTCTAGCTCAACAAGATAATCCTCGACTTTGGCCATCTTGTTTTGAAGTTTCGAAGCTTGTTCACGGGCAGGGTGGCGCCTTCCTAGTTTAGGTAAATTGTCTGGAAGAACATTGAAGTTTACTGAATGATTGCAACAAAATATTCCTAACTATACATAATAAGTATTATGAGAAATACTACCTGAATAAGATTTTGAAGCTTGGCTTTTCTTAGGTGAATTAGATGCATCATCTACTGGCAATTTGTATGTAACATGAACTGGACTTACATCAGCGGATGCTGTTAAGTACTGCTGCAGTTAGAAAGGGAGTAAAGTATTTTAACAACAACCCGGATATTCAAATAAAGGTACATATGGTtaaatattcgaaatatttttacaatatttaactCCACGTGaagggaaaaaaaataatatttttcagtatttattctTACAAATTTCATCTTTACAGAAAAAATCAGAAACCTAGTGAGTGAGTATAAATTATGAACACTACTCAACAGAATTGGaaatttcttcaaattctaaGACTTGTAAAACATATcaaaatctttctatttcaagtGCTATTTGGGCACATATTGCATACAATTTCAGTATCCAAATCCATGTCGTCTTGGTGTTCTTTCACCGATGAGGACTGTTGTTTCTTTGATAATCTCATCTTGCAAGTTGTGAGTCTCTTCATAAAACTGCCAACACATTTATGAAACTCCTCCAGTAAGTCATCCACCTCTACAGCATCACTAGGCTCACACCGTTGCATTAAGTATACAGCACATTCATCCACGAAACTAATCTTACTTGACTGGCTGTTGAAATCAACTTCTAGTTCCTAAGTCAATAAACAACCATGAAATAAGCACACGATGGAATGAATTCActttatttttagaaaaagaatctTTGAAGATATACCTGCAATTGCTGTAACTTTGCTTCGTGTGTTCCCTCCGAAAAATGCTCAATGTTTGTCAGCTGGATGTCCATTTCTGTCAGCCAAACTTGAAGACCTTGACTCACTTCATCGAAGTATTCTCTAGTCTTCAGTAAATGCCGCATTCGATGAACTGCTGCAGTCGAAAACTTTGACAACGCATCCCACCGTTTATTCATGTTGTAGACTGAGGTTTTGATGTCGCTACTAGTGTCAATACAACTCTCACGGGCAAGATGGCGGTACTGTTTATTGAGGAGTTCTAGTTGTGAAAGTTTGTCATACAAATCCCTTTGGAAGATCTGTAACAGAAATACCAATTTATAAAGTTGAAAGATTTTAATTCGCATTGGCCTGCGACATGAAGAAATCATAACGCCCCTGActagaattcataatttcttGCTAGCTATAGCGGAGAAAACTTTCAACACACCTCATAATGTCTGACTTCATCTTTTATGACGGCAAGATCTACTTGGGTTGATTTTGGAGTTTTGCTGATTTTTTCTACTTCTTTCAACCATTCTTCGAAGGTCTTTATTGTAGCAAATAGTTCCTGCCACAATTTCCATGTATCTTCAATCCTATTATTAATCAGAAATGCTcataataaattcaaattgaaatgttaatgaaaaatacagagAAAGCTTTTCGTGCTGTGTACTGAAATACAAGAGGGATATTTGACATTTTCTAATCTATCTTTGAGTCAAGAGAAAGACAAAACCTTATCATCCAGTAAAAGCCTTACTTAAGCCTTCGTTTGGTTGCCTGGTCGCAAATATTATGCCATCGTTTATCAAGACTCTTCATTGCTTGCGTCAGAGCTGCTGTTTCAACGACTGTAGGACATGCATCGTTATCATGAAGCAGGACTTCGCACAAATTCAGGACCGATGATACACCATTGCTGTGCTTTTCAATATCTTTCTGAATATCCTAAATACATAATTCGTTTATTGAgctatattcatgaatttgtCATCAACTGAGACATATGATTTGAAGGGATGTATGATTTGAAGTCCTTAACATTATACATAGTACAATGATGCATTTATAACTATAATTACCAGTAACAAAATTATGTCATGTTTCAAAAGTATTTACCTGTTGTTCTCTTAGCTTcctttctatttcttttttgttaCCATGAAGGTACGTGATGGGGCTACTTAGCACATGTTCTATATAAGCTAACCAGGTGCGCAATTTAGCCATATTATGCTCTAATTGGTTGATTGCATGTAGCGTTTCTTGTAACTTCTTTtgtctgaaaaatgaatgaatgaattgatgaTACGATTTCCACTTGGTTTCCCAACTCCCAAGGTTGCAGCTTGGTCTACTTCATATAACCAACCTATTGCCACCAGCATCCTCAAGTTTCTGCCATCTGCTGTTTACAATAGTGATCTTGGATTGAATATCATTCGCTCGGACTGTTCCACTCGCTGCTTTCAACTTTTGTCCCTGAGCTATAAGGTCATCTTTGTTGGACCTCATATCATCGATTTCCTCTTGGTATTCCTGCAAATCCAATCATTTCTACTTGTACACACAAGGCTTATCTCTAACGCCAACATGTACTTAAGTCAATGGATtggatttaaataattttgattgatatcATTGCTactatttcaacaaaaagtTCATACGGATTTTACCTTCTGCAAGCGTACTATTAGGTCCTCAATATGGTATTCTTGGTTGCAGACTACTTTACGCTGCATTGTGTTCAGCCAATCTACCATTTCTTTATAACGTTCACTGAACGCTGTCCATTCATACATTTTATCTGATATATGTTGTTTCCTGTTAGCCACTTGGTTGTGGGTTTCTTGCCATTGTTTGTTGAGAAGGGAAATTCTTTGATGCAGAATAGTCAAATCTTCGGTAATAATCACTTGGGACATTTCCTTTTGCGCTTGTCCAACTTTTCCCATTTTCTCAGAGTTGGCCTCGAAAGCAGATTCCAGGTCCTGCAAGTTATATGAACATAATTTGTATTCGATGCAATATTACCATAGATATACCAGTactaatttcatttaaaaactaAAGAAATACTTACCAAACACTTTTGCATTTCCTTTTGAAGACTGTCATACTGGGATGGCAAGTCTAAAGTGATCATTGATCGCACTTCTTTCAGCCATGCAATACATTCGTCCATGTCACTGTCGCAATCATTCCACAGCTGTAATATCGCTGAAAGCTGTTCCTGATGTTCATTCAGTTTACCGATTACCTGCAACCAGCCTTGCTGAATTTTCTCAAGGCTCTCCCGCACGGTTACGGTAGCAGCATCCTCAGAACACTGAATTATGTCATTTGCCGCTTCGTGTAGATTCTCATACATGGGCTCGTGGTGAGCAATATCTTTCTCGATTATCTGTAAGAAATCGAGACCTTCTTATTTCGAACCCactcaaaaaacattttgtcaTTATCAAATGTGTCCTAGtatgaaatttaaatctagGATAAATCTAGGTACCTTggaatattcatataaactATGTAACTCTTGCATTGGCATAACACTGAACTCAAAAGGTTTTAAACTTTCATTAGAAACGATCAGCCAATCACACAGCTTCTCGGCTAGATTTTTATACGATTGCCATCGAGATATCAACTGATCAATGATTGTTTTTCTTTGGTTGATATTATGAATGACTCGTTGCcatttgatttctagctgATCCAGATCGTGACGAAACTTCCGACGTTCTTCAGGTAGGACATCTTTAATGATCTGTTCGCCTTCACTAAGAATTGCCTGCAAAATCTGTTGCCTGCCATAGATCTCAGAATCAAACACCTGAATTGTGTGAGAAAATCCAGTACATACAATAAAggtaattgaaattaattcatgGTAAACTTTTCGAAATAATTGCAATGACTGTAATGTTACCTGATAGATAATTTGCTGCTCCAGAAGGCTTTCGTAACTTCCAGATACATCTTGTGTTAAGGCATTCTCAGTAGTAGTAAGAAAATTCAACCATTCTTCACACTTCTGCGTGAAGTCTTGATGTTCTAACAAATTGCCCGTTAGACGCCGGTATTTCTCTGTTGCATTCCCTAACAAATGATGCCATTCTTCATCAACGTGCCTCAAGCGTTCGACCTGGCTGTCATTCAGAGATAATCGATATCCTTGTTTGTGAAGTGAATCCAATCTCGATTGGTTATTCGTAAACTGTGATAAAATCGATTTGAAGTCTTCTCGCCGTGCCTTAAGCGAATATTGATCATGAAAGTCTCCTTCATCTGCATCTATCATTTTTGCTACTTCGAGTAAAAACACTTCCACGCTTGCCAATGAGTCatagaatttatttgaccGCGTCATATCGGTTTGAAGCTTTTTCGCGTGTTTACCAATGGAATGTTTCAGATTGATCACTCGTTGATTTAAGGCAGTCTCAGATGAAGTAATTCGAATTACCGTCGTGTTGTCCATATTTTTGTTCAGGCGGTCGCTCAGTTTGCCGAGATTCAACATCGACCCGTGGAATTCTTCTAAAACACTCTCCAATTcctgtaaaatatgaatttaactttgtGCTTTAGTAATCATGAATGAACTCTTAagacaaatatgaataaaaataatcTTACTCTGCATGCATTAAGATTTGACGGTTTTTCATCTGCATAGGGTTTGCGTTTTAGTAACTTGGCTGTTTCAGCAGCGCGTTCATCGACCCAGTTTTTCAACTCAGTAAACTGGCTGTCATACTGGTTCCAGTGTACAAGTGTTTGGTCAAGCATGGATGCATGATGTGTAAGTCGACCAGAAACATCAGTCCACCTAATGAGATATAACATTGTTTTAAAACAATGGCAAATGTGGTCATAGCTCCCttatagaatttaaaaatgctGTCATCCCATTTATCTTACTAACCTTGTTTTGATATCAGCCTGCAAGTGCTGCATAGATAATCCGAGAACAGGATCAGAAGTTCCAATCAAATGATTAGCCAAGTTCAAGTATTCATTCAGTACGCCTTGATTCAGATCAAATTTCTCTTCTCCATCCTgacataaatgaaaaaattaaaaatatgaatgaactTCTAGTTGTATAAAGCATCAATATCattccacatttcatatttgcaAGGCTTGTACCTTAATCTTAACTACAACATCTCTGAGTGTGTTCAAGTCACCAGTTATCGTGCTGTATCGATTGAGTAGGTATTCTGCCTCGGTAAGAGTTTGCATAACCTTCACTAAGGCTCTGTGATAAAACTCCCACTGACGAAGCGTGTCCTGCAGCGCATTCTGCAGTTGAATGCATTCATCCCTCACAGAATTCTGCAATGATAGAACGTTATATCAATTTCAGCTCATGCTATTTCACGATATTATTAATGAATGTTTTACATGACAGCATTAGTCGTCTGCATTGCCTGTAATGTATCATCAATTTAGTGCTGATGAATCATTGATAAGGTTTTTCAAAACTGTCATTGATTGAAGAGCTGAATTAAATGCTAACTTGTAGTGCAATTCTGCAAGAGTGAATATTGTAGGTTATATGTACCTGTAACTGTTCAATTTCTGGTATAGCGTGATCTACATGTTCAATGGGAGGGTCTTCCAACTTTTGATTTTGCTGAAGACTTCTTGAGAGATGTTTAAGTTTGCCGAGCTCTCCTGCTTTGTCTTTTAAGACCTGGTCCATCAACTAGAAGAGAGAATTTTTAACCTGATTGATAGCAAAACATTCCACCATTTTTTCGAGAAAcagaaattaatcaaaatgagTGAACTGACCATGCATTCTTTAAGTCCATGTTTCACGCTGACTTCATGTCCaacttttctaaatttcttcaGACGTTCCAATTGACCTTGCAACCACTGTCTGTAGATCTTTATACCCTGATCATATTCTTCCCACTTGCTGCGAAGCATTTCATACTTTTTCAATGCCTCTGACAAATCGCTGGTCAGTTTCTGCCACTGGCTGTTCATCTGACCGAGCCTCTCATCAAGATCAATCTTATCACCGGAATCAACAGTTGGATGTTGGTTTAATTTCATCGTTGTCCGAAGAATAGTTTGGTTTACAAAATTGACAATAACTTGTCGACTAGACACGTCAATCTTGTAGCCctacaatattgaaatacagtaTGAAGTTTATATTTCACGAAGAAAGATTTCATACACATGTTCTGTCAAAATTCATTCCTTACTTTGTACTTTTGAACAAGAGTCTCAACCTCATTAAGACTgttaaaatactttttactaTCCTCATTAAGCACATTATTGACACTTTCAATCCAGATGAGGATCTCGGTTAAGGCCTGCCGCGACGGCAACAACTCCAATTGTGCCATCAAcaaattttcttcataaaCAGGGATATCAAACATTAGTCGCATCCAGCGATCTTCAAACTGTTCAATGTGATGCTGAATTCCAGGCATTGAGGATTTTTGTGAATGAAGGAGATGATTTCCAACATTCATGATTTGGgatttcaattcttttttaaGTTCAGCTTCTTTCCGAAATTCCTACAATAGAGATACATTGTACATAATAGGAAATTCGTAAGTTTGATATTACTCattaaacagaattttcttcaTAAAACTACTCACCAAAAACTTTACAATCCGATTCCTGATCTGTTGTAGATTTTGTAATTCATCTTCGGAAAGATCAGACAACTTCTCCAGCCGTTCAGGGGCAGCTACTACCCAGTCAGAAAGTGATGCAAAATCGGTTTCAAATTTCTCCACTTGTTGTAAATAGCTCTCCAATCTAAAGAACAAACcgatatgaaaacaaaatttgaaattggaCAGAGCTGAACAGAGCTTGATGTTGGACACATTATCACTATCTATCCAGTTACTGAAAATCGAATTAACTTataaaatcagtttttttctCACCTTTTATGCTCTGCTGCACATTGATTGGTTAATGCAACCCAGCTATCCGCAAAGTCAGCTAAACTTGTCTCTAAACTGGGACAAGTCAAACACTGTAACAATTGACGCCCTTTGTCGACGATCTGGTACATGTTTGATTTCTCATCACTCAATGacttttgaatgtttttatacaAATCAATTCTTGATTTGAGCTGATCACGACTAGTGTCACCGGTATGTTTAGGTATCCCTTGTTGGCGTTGTTTCAACCAGTCGTTTATATATTTGAAGCGTTCAGCAAACTCCACCCATTGACTGACGAGCCGTTCCAGTTGTTCTCCTCGAATATTTGCCTTGTCTTGAATCTCTTTGGTCTTATCAATGAGGTTGTTATGAGTAAGCGAATGTCGCTGTTGAACATCATCATCCAGTTGTTCAACTAAACTGTTCAATGTACTACTGTGGCTTTCTAAATCGTTGAAAAACACCTGCAAACAAGAAAGGAACAATCGATGAGTAATGGACAACTGGCAAATGCAACTGCAATCAGTAGATATCAGATATTGACATTGTTTTACACTGTGAAGTGATTGTACCTTGTGAGTGTTTAGTTGCTGTTTCAAATTATCGAGATCATTGGCTGAAATTGTGTCggcttttaatttattttcagctgtttccAAAAATTCACCGTATTCTTCTAACATTCTCTCATACTGAGTTTTTACAGTTACTGCCTTATTCTTTTGCGACTTCTGTTCATAGGCCTACAAGAAAGACGAAGCATTTATCATTAAATGAATTCCAGGCAGTATTCTTCGAACATAGATGTAAACACAGTGCTTGTCTCTTCATTCTTTAAACTAATTGCCTATACCTTTCTCTGAAGTTGTTGCACAATTCCTCCCAACATACTCAGATCTACAGGCATTAGGAAATTAGGATCCATAACCATAAGTTCTTCACCACGATCAGTTAGCTCATTCAGAGTATCTTCAAATGTCTTAACTTCCTCTTCCAATTcctaaatcataaacatattGTTCTGTTTTAGTAACTGCACCATAATTCTCATGTCGGACAAAACATTCAATATcgtatcatatttcaaatattttacatatacaCTATACCTGAATTTCTAATAGCTCATGTGGACTAGCAGGACTCAGCAGTGTAAatgaatcatattttctagaaGCAGATTCAAGCTGTTTCTGGAATGCCTGCAAATCATCCTATGAGAAAATGAAACATAGATGACAAAACATTAATATCTTCAATTAAGTGTTCTACAGCTAACATCCATGTGACCCCAGACTGAATCTTAAATCTTTCAATATGACGTTGAAACATTGAAGCTATagctataatcataataataagtCAATAAAAGCAAATATACCTGGTAAGATTTACAAAGTTTTCTGCGCTCATTGAGAGTGACCTCTTTTCCATCTGCCTGTTTTTCTAGAGTGTTCAGACGTTCATTGAGATCAGAAATTGTCCGTTGTATTACTGCATGACTTTCGGAACCAGACAAAACTTTCATCGCTGCTTGAGTCATCATCTGgatttcattttgtaaatgcTGTATCTCCTTTTGAAGCGTCTGAAAAAAAACCGAGAATGCAACTGATATATAAAGCGAATTAGCAATGAAGAAACTAAGTACGAATTATCATTCAT
It includes:
- the LOC141909809 gene encoding nesprin-1-like isoform X1, which codes for MSQKSEKQMDAKIQSAQAPLAKDIRHDSAKVRDQDNVSPLHGDVKSDKISKKSPRTEVDSDEDQLHELNSCWDSLQQQLGEKERELQMALERQEKYQQIVQSVSSDLQDARVRITSIRPDVRQLQQQSFEIEEIFQDIEQLQLEIADVKDASHGLLQDSTQEGQATVNATLLVLREKLSSLEDAAEEKKIELNVLSQSQDRYRQEIAQYNDMVKDLTEQLTEAKVRLAGEPMASMDVDSLEQQLQETKELQGYLSSHQRKLGDFSIHCDRIGELGPPEKFKHMRQQLDNLTSDIQNLFVEANEKEKLLIETIKESEKRQRDLEKYQDEVNNLQKWILETQQVAAASSDKNRNEEQKLKKELESNMADHQNLLKRLSSRGSQILESKPAGNSESENDPSTNWHKLSRQFSEKRTQTVGNKQEFNGGLTRFQPGGQDVSEDKMRNMNSALDDLRSCWEKMEGQVTDTETRLQQSLVFQQQYQDAMIAISEWLDNVEVQLFGRRFYKNIDEQLKDHETLQKEIQHLQNEIQMMTQAAMKVLSGSESHAVIQRTISDLNERLNTLEKQADGKEVTLNERRKLCKSYQDDLQAFQKQLESASRKYDSFTLLSPASPHELLEIQELEEEVKTFEDTLNELTDRGEELMVMDPNFLMPVDLSMLGGIVQQLQRKAYEQKSQKNKAVTVKTQYERMLEEYGEFLETAENKLKADTISANDLDNLKQQLNTHKVFFNDLESHSSTLNSLVEQLDDDVQQRHSLTHNNLIDKTKEIQDKANIRGEQLERLVSQWVEFAERFKYINDWLKQRQQGIPKHTGDTSRDQLKSRIDLYKNIQKSLSDEKSNMYQIVDKGRQLLQCLTCPSLETSLADFADSWVALTNQCAAEHKRLESYLQQVEKFETDFASLSDWVVAAPERLEKLSDLSEDELQNLQQIRNRIVKFLEFRKEAELKKELKSQIMNVGNHLLHSQKSSMPGIQHHIEQFEDRWMRLMFDIPVYEENLLMAQLELLPSRQALTEILIWIESVNNVLNEDSKKYFNSLNEVETLVQKYKGYKIDVSSRQVIVNFVNQTILRTTMKLNQHPTVDSGDKIDLDERLGQMNSQWQKLTSDLSEALKKYEMLRSKWEEYDQGIKIYRQWLQGQLERLKKFRKVGHEVSVKHGLKECMLMDQVLKDKAGELGKLKHLSRSLQQNQKLEDPPIEHVDHAIPEIEQLQNSVRDECIQLQNALQDTLRQWEFYHRALVKVMQTLTEAEYLLNRYSTITGDLNTLRDVVVKIKDGEEKFDLNQGVLNEYLNLANHLIGTSDPVLGLSMQHLQADIKTRWTDVSGRLTHHASMLDQTLVHWNQYDSQFTELKNWVDERAAETAKLLKRKPYADEKPSNLNACRELESVLEEFHGSMLNLGKLSDRLNKNMDNTTVIRITSSETALNQRVINLKHSIGKHAKKLQTDMTRSNKFYDSLASVEVFLLEVAKMIDADEGDFHDQYSLKARREDFKSILSQFTNNQSRLDSLHKQGYRLSLNDSQVERLRHVDEEWHHLLGNATEKYRRLTGNLLEHQDFTQKCEEWLNFLTTTENALTQDVSGSYESLLEQQIIYQVFDSEIYGRQQILQAILSEGEQIIKDVLPEERRKFRHDLDQLEIKWQRVIHNINQRKTIIDQLISRWQSYKNLAEKLCDWLIVSNESLKPFEFSVMPMQELHSLYEYSKIIEKDIAHHEPMYENLHEAANDIIQCSEDAATVTVRESLEKIQQGWLQVIGKLNEHQEQLSAILQLWNDCDSDMDECIAWLKEVRSMITLDLPSQYDSLQKEMQKCLDLESAFEANSEKMGKVGQAQKEMSQVIITEDLTILHQRISLLNKQWQETHNQVANRKQHISDKMYEWTAFSERYKEMVDWLNTMQRKVVCNQEYHIEDLIVRLQKEYQEEIDDMRSNKDDLIAQGQKLKAASGTVRANDIQSKITIVNSRWQKLEDAGGNRQKKLQETLHAINQLEHNMAKLRTWLAYIEHVLSSPITYLHGNKKEIERKLREQQDIQKDIEKHSNGVSSVLNLCEVLLHDNDACPTVVETAALTQAMKSLDKRWHNICDQATKRRLKIEDTWKLWQELFATIKTFEEWLKEVEKISKTPKSTQVDLAVIKDEVRHYEIFQRDLYDKLSQLELLNKQYRHLARESCIDTSSDIKTSVYNMNKRWDALSKFSTAAVHRMRHLLKTREYFDEVSQGLQVWLTEMDIQLTNIEHFSEGTHEAKLQQLQELEVDFNSQSSKISFVDECAVYLMQRCEPSDAVEVDDLLEEFHKCVGSFMKRLTTCKMRLSKKQQSSSVKEHQDDMDLDTEIQYLTASADVSPVHVTYKLPVDDASNSPKKSQASKSYSDNLPKLGRRHPAREQASKLQNKMAKVEDYLVELEDMIQKIRQKLASSETIIRAPTPVGPDIENMEQTGYSKLLSGCHADIDQIKLIEQHIRQESGLSEAIGGDSVVQGVVHRWELLEVQASEKDARLSQSQQQWNQFKFDQQSVLVWLNEAEDIQKTQINVLSDISKLETAIKNHRDFLMVLDSKKAIVLSLNLCSKKFLKSNSNDVIQLKETLHQMNLRWERICAKAAQWQKELQVALMQSHEFHQTTHDLLRWLETVENEIRIHERINLDDDHEKLKSTCMVFLDYKRELESSQPRVFSLKDTADQLLVNTDSEDALSAKEKLRVIVNRIKMLLQICKTQIAKLGKVINTEQLIAKHSSLHPTSSVETVCGSMSPTARLEIHKFPSPQLLRLRNRPYSVVSRSFTGSTGVPAVDNPMAFTDDIDQSEVPLLSRVFRTAVPLQMLMLLLLGVACLVPMSEQDYSCMLMNNFQRSFDPMLDWPDGPPPF